Proteins found in one Pseudomonas mosselii genomic segment:
- the gltX gene encoding glutamate--tRNA ligase, which translates to MTTVRTRIAPSPTGDPHVGTAYIALFNYCFAKQHGGEFILRIEDTDQLRSTRESEQQIFDALRWLGIEWNEGPDVGGPHGPYRQSERGEIYAKYAKQLVDAGHAFYCFCTAEELEQMRAEQMARGETPRYDGRALLLSDEEVQRRLAAGEPHVIRMKVPSEGVCVVPDMLRGDVEIPWDRMDMQVLMKNDGLPTYFLANVVDDHLMGITHVLRGEEWLPSAPKLIKLYEYFGWEQPKLCYMPLLRNPDKSKLSKRKNPTSVTFYERMGFMPEAMLNYLGRMGWSMPDEREKFSLAEMVEHFDLSRISLGGPIFDIEKLSWLNGQWLRELPVEEFAARVQKWAFNSDYMMKIAPHVQGRVETFSQVAPLGGFFFEGALKLDAKLFESKKLSADQVRQVMQLILWKLESLRQWEKDRITGCIQAVVESLEFKLRDAMPLMFAAITGQASSVSVLDAMEILGPDLTRYRLRQAIDLLGGVSKKENKEWEKLLANIA; encoded by the coding sequence ATGACCACCGTTCGCACGCGTATCGCGCCATCGCCCACCGGCGACCCCCATGTCGGCACCGCCTACATCGCCCTGTTCAACTACTGCTTCGCCAAGCAGCACGGCGGTGAGTTCATCCTGCGGATCGAAGACACCGACCAGTTGCGCTCCACCCGCGAGTCCGAGCAGCAGATCTTCGACGCCCTGCGCTGGCTCGGCATCGAGTGGAACGAAGGCCCGGACGTGGGCGGCCCGCACGGTCCATACCGGCAGAGCGAGCGTGGCGAGATCTACGCCAAGTACGCCAAGCAACTGGTCGACGCCGGCCACGCCTTCTACTGCTTCTGCACCGCCGAAGAGCTGGAGCAGATGCGTGCCGAGCAGATGGCCCGCGGCGAAACCCCGCGCTACGATGGCCGCGCCCTGCTGCTGAGCGACGAGGAAGTGCAGCGCCGCCTGGCCGCTGGCGAGCCGCATGTGATCCGCATGAAGGTGCCGAGCGAAGGCGTCTGCGTCGTGCCGGACATGCTCCGTGGCGATGTCGAGATTCCGTGGGACCGCATGGACATGCAGGTGCTGATGAAGAACGACGGCCTGCCGACTTACTTCCTGGCCAACGTGGTCGACGACCACCTGATGGGCATCACCCACGTGCTGCGCGGCGAAGAGTGGCTGCCGTCGGCGCCCAAGCTGATCAAGCTGTACGAGTACTTCGGCTGGGAACAGCCCAAGCTGTGCTACATGCCGCTTTTGCGCAACCCCGACAAGAGCAAGCTGTCCAAGCGCAAGAACCCGACCTCGGTGACCTTCTACGAGCGCATGGGCTTCATGCCTGAAGCCATGCTCAACTACCTGGGCCGCATGGGCTGGTCGATGCCGGACGAGCGCGAGAAGTTCTCGCTGGCCGAGATGGTCGAGCACTTCGACCTGTCGCGCATCTCCCTGGGCGGTCCGATCTTCGACATCGAGAAGCTGTCTTGGCTGAACGGCCAGTGGCTGCGTGAGCTGCCGGTGGAAGAGTTCGCCGCGCGCGTGCAGAAGTGGGCGTTCAATAGCGACTACATGATGAAGATCGCCCCGCACGTGCAAGGCCGGGTCGAGACCTTCAGCCAGGTTGCCCCGTTGGGAGGCTTTTTCTTCGAGGGCGCGCTCAAGCTCGACGCCAAGCTGTTCGAGAGCAAGAAGCTGTCGGCCGATCAGGTACGCCAGGTGATGCAGCTGATCCTGTGGAAGCTGGAAAGCCTGCGTCAGTGGGAAAAGGACCGCATCACCGGCTGTATCCAGGCCGTGGTCGAGTCGCTGGAGTTCAAGTTGCGCGATGCCATGCCGCTGATGTTCGCCGCCATCACCGGCCAGGCCAGCTCGGTGTCGGTGCTCGACGCCATGGAAATCCTCGGTCCCGACCTGACCCGCTACCGCCTGCGCCAGGCCATCGACCTGCTCGGTGGCGTGTCGAAGAAGGAAAACAAGGAGTGGGAGAAGCTGCTGGCGAATATCGCCTGA
- a CDS encoding TetR/AcrR family transcriptional regulator has product MSDKKSKTRERILDAARSALVQQGPAEPSVSQVMGAAGLTVGGFYAHFDSKDELMLEAFSQLLGERRALLAQLDPALDGAERRALVAAFYLSRKHRDSEVQACPIPNALSEMQRLPEAFRNVLAEHIELMTAQMVDRPEDIDKALADFALMVGGLAVARALGDGELSDRILRAAKSAVI; this is encoded by the coding sequence ATGAGCGACAAGAAGAGCAAGACTCGCGAACGCATCCTCGATGCCGCCCGCAGCGCGCTGGTGCAACAGGGGCCGGCCGAGCCGAGCGTCAGCCAGGTCATGGGCGCCGCGGGGCTGACGGTCGGCGGCTTCTATGCCCACTTCGACAGCAAGGACGAGCTCATGCTCGAGGCGTTCAGCCAGTTGCTCGGCGAGCGCCGCGCCTTGCTCGCCCAGCTCGATCCCGCCCTTGACGGCGCCGAGCGCCGGGCCCTGGTGGCGGCTTTCTACCTGTCGCGCAAGCACCGTGATTCCGAGGTGCAGGCGTGCCCGATTCCCAATGCACTGAGCGAGATGCAACGCCTGCCGGAGGCGTTTCGCAATGTGTTGGCCGAACACATCGAGTTGATGACCGCACAGATGGTCGATCGACCCGAAGACATCGACAAGGCGCTCGCCGATTTCGCCCTGATGGTGGGTGGCCTGGCTGTGGCCCGTGCCCTGGGCGATGGCGAACTGTCCGACCGTATCCTGCGCGCCGCCAAGTCGGCGGTGATCTGA
- a CDS encoding alpha/beta fold hydrolase: MTTLSWIRGVNGTLGHLVPEHVAGKMRRAFMTPRALPPKPWELPLLARAERITLRFGLSALRWGQGPTVLLMHGWEGRPTQFAALIERLVDSGHTVVSLEGPAHGRSPGEQAHVVAFARALLEAAAELPPLRAVIGHSMGGASLLLALQWGLRTDAAVSIAAPARLLGVLRGFARRLGLPARARAAFIRQVERDVGVQVARLDVSGYQLDVPGLVVHAEDDPVVPAGEAPVIHQAWFDSRLLLLEEGGHQRVLADPRLGEAVMELLARSSQRARQSA, translated from the coding sequence ATGACTACCCTGAGCTGGATTCGTGGCGTCAATGGCACTCTCGGCCACCTGGTCCCCGAGCATGTCGCCGGCAAGATGCGCCGTGCCTTCATGACGCCGCGCGCCTTGCCGCCCAAACCCTGGGAGCTGCCGCTGCTGGCCCGCGCCGAGCGCATCACCCTGCGTTTCGGGCTGTCGGCGCTGCGCTGGGGGCAGGGGCCGACGGTGTTGCTGATGCATGGCTGGGAAGGGCGCCCGACCCAGTTCGCGGCGTTGATCGAGCGGCTGGTCGACAGCGGCCACACCGTGGTGTCGCTGGAAGGGCCGGCCCATGGGCGCTCGCCCGGCGAGCAGGCGCATGTGGTGGCGTTCGCTCGCGCTTTGCTGGAGGCCGCCGCCGAGCTGCCGCCGTTGCGGGCGGTGATTGGCCACTCCATGGGCGGCGCCAGCCTGTTGCTGGCCCTGCAATGGGGGCTGCGCACCGATGCGGCAGTCAGCATCGCCGCGCCGGCACGCCTGCTTGGCGTGCTGCGTGGCTTCGCCCGGCGTCTTGGCCTGCCGGCCCGGGCCAGGGCCGCATTCATCCGTCAGGTGGAGCGGGATGTTGGCGTGCAGGTGGCGCGCCTGGATGTCAGTGGCTATCAGCTGGATGTGCCGGGCCTGGTGGTGCATGCCGAGGACGATCCGGTGGTGCCGGCCGGCGAGGCGCCGGTAATTCACCAAGCCTGGTTCGACAGCCGCTTGCTGCTGCTGGAAGAGGGCGGCCATCAGCGGGTGTTGGCCGACCCGCGCCTGGGCGAGGCGGTGATGGAGCTGCTGGCGCGCTCCAGCCAACGCGCGCGGCAAAGCGCCTGA
- a CDS encoding acyl-CoA thioesterase has product MSWDLAAPFIIDLRVGSEDIDGLGHANNAVYVTWLERCAWRHSQRLGLDLAEYRRLDRAMAVVRHEIDYLAAAYEDDELQLATWIVDWDQRLRMTRRFQLKRPSDGVTLLRAQTTFACIELSSGKPKRMPAQFLDGYGPALTGR; this is encoded by the coding sequence ATGAGCTGGGATCTGGCAGCACCATTCATCATCGACCTACGCGTCGGCAGCGAGGACATCGACGGCCTCGGTCACGCCAACAACGCCGTCTATGTCACCTGGCTTGAGCGCTGTGCCTGGCGCCATTCCCAGCGCCTGGGGCTGGACCTGGCCGAGTATCGCCGGCTGGACCGGGCGATGGCGGTGGTCCGCCATGAAATCGACTACCTCGCCGCCGCCTATGAGGACGACGAGCTGCAGCTGGCCACCTGGATCGTCGACTGGGACCAGCGCCTGCGCATGACCCGGCGCTTCCAGCTCAAGCGTCCGAGTGACGGCGTCACCTTGCTGCGGGCGCAGACCACCTTCGCCTGCATCGAGCTGTCCAGCGGCAAGCCCAAGCGCATGCCGGCGCAATTCCTCGATGGTTACGGTCCGGCGCTGACCGGCCGCTGA
- a CDS encoding tRNA dihydrouridine synthase — protein sequence MQIALAPMEGLVDNILRDVLTRVGGIDWCVTEFIRVCDRLLPASSFDKLAPELRQGARTAAGVPMRVQLLGSDPVCLAENAALACELGAPVIDLNFGCPAKTVNKSRGGAVLLKEPELLHAIVREVRRAVPAHIPVTSKMRLGYDSPDGALDCARALAEGGSAHLVVHARTKVEGYKPPAHWEWVARVQDVVAVPVFANGEIWTVDDWRRCREVSGAKDIMLGRGLVSRPDLALQIAAARDGVEYQPMSWDELLPLLREFWRQAQDKLSPRYAPGRMKQWLAMLTRGYPEAVALFAELRREDDCQRISELLGVKMRAVEACVA from the coding sequence ATGCAAATTGCCCTGGCCCCGATGGAGGGGCTGGTCGACAACATCCTGCGCGACGTCCTGACCCGGGTGGGCGGCATCGATTGGTGCGTCACCGAGTTCATCCGCGTCTGCGACCGCCTGCTGCCGGCGTCGTCGTTCGACAAGCTGGCGCCGGAACTGCGCCAGGGCGCGCGCACCGCCGCCGGCGTGCCGATGCGCGTGCAATTGCTCGGCTCGGATCCGGTGTGCCTGGCTGAAAATGCGGCCCTGGCCTGCGAGCTGGGCGCGCCGGTCATCGACCTGAACTTCGGCTGCCCGGCCAAGACCGTCAACAAGTCTCGGGGCGGGGCGGTGCTGCTCAAGGAGCCCGAGCTGCTGCATGCCATTGTCCGCGAGGTGCGGCGCGCGGTGCCGGCGCATATCCCGGTGACCTCGAAGATGCGCCTGGGCTACGACAGCCCCGACGGCGCGCTGGACTGCGCCAGGGCGCTGGCCGAAGGCGGCTCGGCGCACCTGGTGGTGCATGCGCGGACCAAGGTCGAGGGCTACAAGCCGCCGGCCCATTGGGAGTGGGTGGCGCGGGTGCAGGATGTGGTCGCGGTGCCGGTGTTCGCCAATGGCGAGATCTGGACGGTCGACGACTGGCGGCGCTGCCGCGAAGTCAGCGGTGCCAAGGACATCATGCTGGGGCGCGGGCTGGTGTCGCGCCCGGACCTGGCGCTGCAGATCGCCGCGGCCCGCGATGGCGTCGAGTACCAGCCGATGAGCTGGGATGAGTTGCTGCCACTGCTGCGCGAGTTCTGGCGCCAGGCCCAGGACAAGCTGTCGCCGCGCTACGCGCCGGGGCGAATGAAGCAGTGGCTGGCGATGTTGACCCGTGGCTATCCCGAGGCGGTGGCGCTGTTCGCTGAGTTGCGTCGAGAGGATGACTGCCAGCGGATCAGTGAGTTGCTGGGCGTGAAGATGCGCGCCGTTGAGGCTTGTGTCGCCTGA
- a CDS encoding Hsp20 family protein, giving the protein MTTAFSLAPLFRNSVGFDRFNDLFEAAARNEAGSSYPPYNVEKHGDDHYRIVVAAAGFQEQDLDLQVEKGVLTVTGGKRDNASEGVTFLHQGIAQRAFKLSFRLADHIEVKGAGLANGLLSIELLRIVPEEAKAKRIPINGEKPALN; this is encoded by the coding sequence ATGACTACCGCTTTCTCTCTTGCACCGCTTTTCCGCAACTCCGTCGGTTTCGACCGTTTCAACGACCTGTTCGAAGCCGCCGCCCGTAACGAGGCCGGTAGCAGCTACCCGCCCTACAACGTGGAAAAGCATGGCGATGACCACTATCGCATCGTGGTGGCCGCGGCCGGCTTCCAGGAACAGGACCTCGACCTGCAAGTCGAAAAAGGCGTCCTGACCGTGACCGGCGGCAAGCGCGACAACGCCAGCGAAGGCGTCACCTTCCTGCACCAGGGCATTGCCCAGCGCGCCTTCAAGCTGTCGTTCCGCCTGGCCGACCATATCGAGGTCAAGGGCGCGGGCCTGGCCAACGGCCTGCTCAGCATCGAACTGCTGCGCATTGTGCCGGAAGAAGCCAAGGCCAAGCGCATCCCGATCAACGGCGAAAAGCCGGCGCTGAACTGA
- a CDS encoding PAS domain S-box protein has protein sequence MPKSANRFPRLPRIPAADPQESELAWQNAPQLLAALNGARLGAWLWDIESGRVSWSRGTQALFGFDPQRPLPNDVDYLDLLPEEDRARTRQAFQAVVNGEPVEQAMRHRIRWPDGSVHWLEINGSLTHDPHGRPQMIGVIREITRQRERESALINSEKRFATLFHLSPNAILLTRRHDGMIIEVNQHFEHMFGWPGAQVVGKTSLELGLWVNPEQRHLVMDATRAGSGPLTLEVQFRATSGKIHDGILCTQGIELEGVTYLISTFVDTTERKRAEQALKDSQERLDLALDSAQLGTWDWHIPSGMLYGSARAAQLHGLDPVPFHESFEAFFEGVPEHERSAMRQAYRSLREGPAGNYQITYRVQLDNGASRYIESRARLYRDDHGNPLRMAGTLLDITDQVEREQRLSASEEKFASLFQVSPDPICVTRQDTGQFIEINPAFSQTFGWNPEQILGQTAEEIGLWAESAERAQRIERVIRDQALSNVAVVVNHRNGTPLTCVISSRLISVDSQPCSVTTLRDITQQQRAEAALKSSEEKFAKAFHSSPDAITITERQSGRYVEVNDGFSRLTGYSPEEVVGRTVYEIGIWADEKQRAALLNELRERGRVHHREMLGRNKRGDILTVEVSVEPISLNETDCLLLTARDVSLLKNAQAQIRHLAYHDPLTNLPNRALLMDRLSQQIALLKRHNLRGALLFLDLDHFKHINDSLGHPVGDTVLKIITARLEASVRLEDTVARLGGDEFVVLLSGLEGSREVVESRVRELADTLRELLAEPMSLDGQRLQVTPSIGVALIPDHGTTPADLLKRADIALYRAKDSGRNATQLFHTTMQKAASERLRMESDLRLALARGELALHFQPQVDARDNRIVGAEVLLRWHHPQLGQQPPAQFIQVLEESGLILEVGSWILDEACDACSHMLADGLIDADDFSLCVNISPRQFRQNDFVERVLRSLDDYRLPRRMLTLEITEGIVIQNLEDTISKMRELKGYGVSFAMDDFGTGYSSLTYLKRLPVDALKIDQTFVRDAPVDPNDAEIVRAIVAMARSLELAVIAEGVELTEQLEFLERLGCHLYQGYLHSRPLPLPEFRQMLLEAPADY, from the coding sequence ATGCCCAAATCAGCAAACCGCTTTCCGCGCCTGCCACGCATCCCTGCGGCCGATCCCCAGGAATCGGAGCTGGCCTGGCAGAACGCTCCCCAGCTGCTGGCCGCGCTCAACGGCGCGCGCCTGGGCGCCTGGCTGTGGGACATCGAAAGTGGCCGGGTGAGCTGGTCACGGGGCACCCAGGCACTGTTCGGCTTCGATCCGCAGCGCCCGCTACCCAACGACGTCGACTACCTGGACTTGCTTCCCGAGGAAGACCGCGCCCGCACCCGCCAGGCATTCCAGGCCGTGGTCAACGGCGAGCCAGTGGAACAGGCCATGCGCCACCGCATCCGCTGGCCCGATGGCAGCGTGCACTGGCTGGAGATCAACGGCAGCCTGACCCACGATCCCCACGGCCGGCCACAGATGATCGGGGTCATTCGCGAGATCACCCGCCAGCGCGAGCGGGAATCCGCGCTGATCAATTCGGAAAAGCGCTTCGCCACCCTGTTCCACCTCAGCCCCAACGCCATCCTCCTGACCCGCCGCCACGACGGCATGATCATCGAGGTCAACCAGCATTTCGAGCACATGTTCGGCTGGCCGGGCGCCCAGGTGGTCGGCAAGACCAGCCTGGAGCTGGGTTTGTGGGTCAATCCCGAGCAGCGCCACCTGGTGATGGACGCCACCCGCGCCGGTAGCGGCCCATTGACCTTGGAGGTGCAGTTCCGCGCCACCAGCGGCAAGATCCACGACGGCATCCTCTGCACCCAGGGCATCGAACTCGAAGGCGTCACCTACCTGATCAGCACCTTCGTCGATACCACCGAGCGCAAACGCGCCGAGCAGGCGCTCAAGGACAGCCAGGAGCGCCTCGACCTGGCCCTGGACTCGGCCCAGCTCGGCACCTGGGATTGGCACATCCCCAGCGGCATGCTCTATGGCTCGGCCCGCGCCGCCCAGCTGCACGGGCTGGACCCGGTACCTTTCCACGAATCGTTCGAGGCCTTCTTCGAAGGCGTGCCCGAGCACGAGCGCAGCGCCATGCGCCAGGCCTATCGCAGCCTGCGTGAGGGGCCGGCAGGCAACTACCAGATCACCTACCGCGTGCAGCTGGACAACGGCGCCTCGCGCTATATCGAAAGCCGCGCCCGACTGTACCGCGACGACCACGGCAATCCCCTGCGCATGGCCGGTACCCTGCTCGACATCACCGATCAGGTCGAACGCGAACAGCGCCTGAGCGCCTCGGAAGAAAAATTCGCCAGCCTGTTCCAGGTCAGCCCCGACCCGATCTGCGTGACCCGCCAGGACACCGGCCAGTTCATCGAGATCAACCCGGCCTTCAGCCAGACCTTCGGCTGGAACCCGGAGCAGATCCTCGGCCAGACCGCCGAGGAGATCGGCCTGTGGGCCGAATCGGCCGAACGCGCCCAGCGCATCGAGCGGGTGATCCGCGACCAGGCCCTGAGCAATGTGGCGGTGGTGGTCAACCACCGCAACGGCACGCCGCTGACCTGCGTGATCTCGAGCCGCCTGATCAGTGTCGACAGCCAGCCTTGCAGCGTCACCACGCTGCGCGACATCACCCAGCAGCAACGCGCCGAGGCGGCGCTCAAGTCCAGCGAAGAAAAATTCGCCAAGGCATTCCACTCCAGCCCCGACGCCATCACCATCACCGAACGCCAGAGCGGGCGCTACGTGGAGGTCAACGACGGCTTCAGCCGGCTGACCGGCTACAGCCCCGAGGAAGTGGTGGGTCGCACGGTCTACGAAATCGGCATCTGGGCCGATGAAAAACAGCGTGCCGCCCTGCTCAACGAGCTGCGCGAGCGCGGCCGGGTGCATCACCGTGAGATGCTCGGGCGCAACAAACGTGGCGACATCCTCACGGTGGAGGTCTCGGTGGAGCCGATCAGCCTCAACGAAACCGACTGCCTGCTACTCACCGCCCGCGATGTCAGCCTGCTGAAGAATGCCCAGGCGCAAATCCGCCACCTGGCCTACCACGACCCGCTGACCAACCTGCCCAACCGCGCCCTGCTGATGGACCGCCTGAGCCAGCAGATCGCGCTGCTCAAGCGCCACAACCTGCGCGGCGCGCTGCTGTTCCTCGACCTCGATCACTTCAAGCACATCAACGACTCCCTCGGCCATCCGGTAGGCGACACGGTGCTAAAGATCATCACCGCCCGCCTCGAGGCCAGCGTGCGCCTGGAGGACACCGTGGCGCGCCTGGGCGGCGACGAGTTCGTGGTACTGCTCAGCGGCCTGGAGGGCAGCCGCGAGGTGGTGGAAAGCCGGGTTCGCGAACTGGCCGACACCTTGCGTGAGCTGCTGGCTGAGCCAATGTCGCTGGACGGGCAGCGCCTGCAGGTGACACCGAGCATCGGCGTGGCCCTGATCCCCGACCATGGCACCACCCCCGCCGATCTGCTCAAACGCGCCGACATTGCCCTGTATCGGGCCAAGGACTCAGGACGCAACGCCACCCAGCTGTTCCACACCACCATGCAGAAGGCCGCCAGCGAGCGCCTGCGCATGGAAAGCGACCTACGCCTGGCGCTGGCCCGGGGTGAACTGGCCCTGCACTTCCAGCCCCAGGTCGATGCCCGCGACAACCGCATCGTCGGCGCCGAGGTGCTGCTGCGCTGGCACCATCCGCAGTTGGGCCAGCAACCGCCGGCGCAGTTCATCCAGGTGCTGGAGGAAAGCGGCCTGATCCTCGAAGTCGGCAGCTGGATCCTCGACGAGGCCTGCGATGCCTGCTCGCACATGCTCGCGGACGGCCTGATCGACGCCGACGACTTCAGCCTGTGTGTCAACATCAGCCCGCGGCAGTTCCGCCAGAACGACTTCGTCGAGCGGGTCCTGCGCAGCCTCGACGACTACCGCCTGCCGCGGCGCATGCTGACGCTGGAGATCACCGAAGGCATCGTCATCCAAAACCTGGAGGACACCATCAGCAAGATGCGCGAACTCAAGGGCTACGGCGTGAGCTTCGCCATGGACGACTTCGGCACGGGGTATTCCTCGCTCACCTACCTCAAGCGCCTGCCGGTGGACGCGCTGAAGATCGACCAGACCTTCGTGCGCGACGCGCCGGTCGACCCCAACGACGCCGAGATCGTCCGCGCCATCGTCGCCATGGCACGCAGCCTGGAACTGGCGGTGATTGCCGAAGGCGTGGAGCTGACCGAGCAGCTGGAGTTCCTTGAGCGGCTGGGTTGCCACCTTTACCAGGGCTATCTGCACAGCCGACCGCTGCCGTTGCCGGAGTTCCGTCAGATGCTGCTGGAGGCGCCGGCGGATTACTGA
- a CDS encoding LysR family transcriptional regulator: MDLANLSAFIAIAETGSFSGAGERLHLTQPAISKRIAGLEQQLDVRLFDRLGREVTLTEAGRALLPRAYQILNVLDDTRRALTNLTGAVSGRLTLATSHHIGLHRLPPLLRAFTRQYPAVALDIQFLDSEAAYDEVLHGRAEIAVITLAPEPHHLVRAVPVWDDALDFVASPEHPLASNGAVSLADVARHPAVFPGGNTFTHHIVQRLFESQGLVPNIAMSTNYLETIKMMVSIGLAWSVLPRTMLDEQVAPIALPGIQLSRQLGYILHTERTLSNAARAFMALLDSHAGSA; this comes from the coding sequence ATGGACCTGGCCAACCTCAGCGCTTTCATCGCCATCGCCGAAACCGGTAGTTTTTCCGGGGCGGGCGAACGCCTGCACCTGACCCAGCCGGCCATCAGCAAGCGCATAGCCGGCCTCGAGCAGCAACTGGACGTGCGCCTGTTCGACCGCCTGGGCCGCGAGGTCACCCTCACCGAGGCCGGTCGCGCCCTGCTGCCCCGCGCCTACCAGATCCTCAACGTACTCGATGATACCCGCCGCGCCCTGACCAACCTCACTGGGGCGGTGAGCGGTCGCCTGACGCTGGCCACCAGCCATCACATCGGCCTGCACCGCCTGCCGCCACTGCTGCGCGCCTTTACCCGCCAGTACCCGGCGGTGGCACTGGATATCCAGTTCCTCGACTCGGAGGCGGCCTACGACGAGGTGCTGCACGGTCGCGCCGAGATTGCGGTGATCACCCTGGCGCCCGAGCCACACCATTTAGTGCGGGCTGTGCCGGTGTGGGACGACGCCCTGGACTTCGTCGCCTCGCCCGAGCACCCACTGGCCAGTAACGGCGCGGTCAGCCTGGCCGACGTGGCACGCCACCCGGCGGTGTTCCCCGGCGGCAACACCTTCACCCACCATATCGTCCAGCGCCTGTTCGAAAGCCAGGGCCTGGTCCCGAACATCGCCATGAGTACCAACTACCTGGAAACCATCAAGATGATGGTGTCGATCGGCCTGGCGTGGAGCGTGCTGCCACGTACTATGCTCGATGAACAGGTGGCGCCCATCGCCCTGCCCGGCATACAGCTGTCACGCCAGCTAGGCTACATACTGCATACCGAACGCACGCTGTCGAACGCGGCCAGGGCTTTCATGGCCCTGCTCGACAGCCATGCAGGGTCCGCCTGA
- the leuC gene encoding 3-isopropylmalate dehydratase large subunit, producing MAGKTLYDKLWEAHEVKRRDDGSSLIYIDRHIIHEVTSPQAFEGLRLASRKPWRIDANIATPDHNVPTTPERKGGIEAIVDQVSRLQVQTLDENCDEYGIVEFKMNDERQGIVHVISPEQGATLPGMTVVCGDSHTSTHGAFGALAHGIGTSEVEHVLATQCLVAKKMKNMLVRVEGELPAGVTAKDIVLAVIGKIGTAGGNGHAMEFAGSAIRELSMEGRMTICNMSIEAGARVGLVAVDGTTIAYVEGRPYAPKGEQWTQAVEAWKGLVSDADAVFDTVVELDAAQIKPQVSWGTSPEMVLAVDQRVPDPAAEPDLIKRGSIERALKYMGLAANQAITEIKLDRVFIGSCTNSRIEDLRAAAEIAKGRKVAANVKQALVVPGSGLVKAQAEREGLDKIFLEAGFEWREPGCSMCLAMNPDRLESGEHCASTSNRNFEGRQGAGGRTHLVSPAMAAAAAVTGHFIDVRELIQGSAA from the coding sequence ATGGCTGGCAAAACGCTCTACGACAAACTCTGGGAAGCTCATGAGGTCAAGCGCCGCGATGACGGCTCCTCATTGATCTACATCGACCGCCACATCATCCATGAAGTGACTTCGCCCCAGGCTTTCGAAGGCCTGCGCCTGGCCAGCCGCAAACCCTGGCGCATCGACGCCAATATCGCCACACCCGACCACAACGTGCCGACCACGCCGGAGCGCAAGGGCGGTATCGAGGCCATCGTCGACCAGGTGTCGCGCCTTCAGGTGCAGACCCTCGATGAGAACTGTGACGAATATGGCATCGTCGAATTCAAGATGAATGACGAGCGTCAGGGTATCGTCCATGTCATCAGCCCGGAGCAGGGCGCGACCTTGCCGGGCATGACCGTGGTCTGCGGCGACTCGCACACCTCCACCCACGGCGCGTTCGGCGCCCTGGCCCATGGCATCGGCACCTCCGAGGTCGAGCATGTGCTCGCCACCCAGTGCCTGGTGGCCAAGAAAATGAAGAACATGCTGGTGCGCGTCGAGGGTGAATTGCCCGCCGGCGTCACCGCCAAGGACATCGTCCTCGCCGTGATCGGCAAGATCGGCACCGCCGGCGGCAACGGCCACGCCATGGAGTTCGCCGGCAGCGCCATCCGCGAGCTGTCGATGGAAGGCCGCATGACCATCTGCAACATGTCCATCGAAGCCGGTGCCCGGGTAGGCCTGGTGGCTGTCGACGGCACCACGATCGCCTATGTCGAAGGCCGTCCGTACGCGCCGAAGGGCGAGCAGTGGACGCAGGCCGTCGAGGCCTGGAAAGGCCTGGTGTCCGACGCCGACGCCGTGTTCGACACGGTGGTCGAGCTCGACGCCGCGCAGATCAAGCCGCAGGTCAGCTGGGGTACATCGCCGGAGATGGTTCTGGCCGTCGACCAGCGCGTGCCGGACCCGGCCGCCGAGCCCGACCTGATCAAGCGCGGCTCGATCGAGCGCGCCCTCAAGTACATGGGCCTGGCCGCCAATCAGGCGATCACCGAGATCAAGCTTGACCGCGTGTTCATCGGCTCGTGCACCAACTCGCGCATCGAAGACCTGCGCGCCGCCGCCGAGATCGCCAAGGGCCGCAAGGTTGCCGCCAACGTCAAGCAGGCACTGGTAGTGCCGGGCTCGGGCCTGGTCAAGGCCCAGGCCGAGCGCGAAGGGCTGGACAAGATCTTCCTCGAGGCCGGTTTCGAGTGGCGTGAACCGGGCTGCTCGATGTGCCTGGCGATGAACCCGGACCGCCTGGAGAGCGGCGAGCACTGCGCGTCCACCTCCAACCGCAACTTCGAAGGCCGCCAGGGCGCCGGTGGCCGTACCCACCTGGTCAGCCCGGCCATGGCCGCCGCCGCCGCGGTGACCGGCCACTTCATCGATGTCCGCGAGTTGATCCAAGGGAGCGCAGCATGA